TCAAAATACCATGTAGAGTagttaacaaattttcaaaattaatatttgcaaaatttgtaGTTACAAAAGgtataattttgttcttttctcttttttgaggTGCTGGTCCCTGTAGTCGAGCTTTAAAGATTccattattaatgatttttactgGGTAATTGCATCgaactaaaaattgttttagttattgAAGTCTGATTTCCATTTTTATTGGATTAGAAACGAAACAAATGATTCGTTTGGCTaatgtaaaaagtatattttccTTTGTGTGTTTAGGGTGATGGCTTTTGTAATTTAGATAGTCATGGGAGTTTgtaggtttataaaaaatatctgttTCAATAATGTTGTTGTCATGTAGAATaactgttttatctaaaaagtttaagaatTGGTACTGTGAGGTATTCGTATATGAAATTTTAGATTGTTCTTCTGTATTTTTGATATCGGGGTGTAAAGAATTGAGACACTTTATCAGCAAATTAacattaattgattttaataaagcgACAAAACCATCATCTATGTAtcttttgaaattgttttgaatattctcacattcaattttattgaagaaaattgGTAAAACTTTAGGAAATAATTTCACTTTTTCAAGATATCCTACTACTAAACAAGCATATGGTGGAGCCATTTTTGTTTCCACAGATGTTCCGATTAGTTGATTGAAAAActcattattaaaagtaaaattattgttctttaaaataaaattcacgctttctaaaataaaagcttCCGAAAATCTGATAGGTATATCATCACGTAATTTACTTATCCAAAATTTAATCGCTTCTAAACCTAGTTCATGAGAAATACTAGTATAAAGATTAGAAATATCAACACTGTATAAAGTAGTATTTTGATACTCCATATTGTTAGGTAGTACTCTAATGAAATGCCAATCATCTTTTATATATGTTGTTAATTTTGGTACAAGAGGTGATAAGATTTTTTCAACGAGTTCACTAAGGCGCTGGGTAGGCAAAAAAGAACCTCCAACTATTGGTCTTCCATTCAGATCATCGGGGCATAAACATTCAATATATTCCTTAATAgattcatttataaaattttctattgcaTTAGATTCGTGAATTTTCGGTAACACATAAAAGTTGCTAGTTTTCCATTCATAGTTTTTGAGataagtaatttctttttttgttaaacattctttaaatttatccacgtgatttttaagtttcttaaaacatatttcatcTGTGTTActagcaacttttttatatgtttcaGTTAATAAATGGTCATGGTACACAAGTTTATCTCTATAGTAATCTGCATCCATCAGAACTAAACAACTTCCTTTATCAGCAGATTTAATGATAGTTTTGTTGTTACTCTTTAGTTCTTCTAAGGCATTATGTTCcttttttgtaatgttatattttactttcatttcaccaggaacaaaattatttatttgttgtacAACGTTTGATAAAAGAGGATTCGATGTGAACATTTCCCGATTAGATTTATCTTTTACTAAGGATTCATCACTGTATTCTTTATCATAAAACTGTTCGTGGATGATCAGTTTCCttgtaaattcttttaaatcgGATTTcactgaaaataatttacttttggTTGTGGGAGTAAACTTAGGACCTTTGAGTAATAGAGATATTTGTAACATTGATagctttatttttgataaatttataattttaggagttattttttcatttttactgcTCGTTGTGGTCGTTGGTGGTTTTTTGATGGTAAATTATTATCAGATAGAGATGAATCATTAATTAGAAAAGTACTTGTATGTTGTATTTGTTGCACAGTTTCAAAATCCTGACTATTTGTTGAGTGTTGAATACTATCTgttcttttattgtttctttcagttaatgattttatttttagtttgtctTTTTCATATGCTTTTTTCATTCCTTCAATTTTGTGGTCCCATTTTTTGTTGGTAAAATCAACATCTTTGTTCATATAAAGTATGAAAGTAGAGTGTAAATCTTCTTGTATTAGGTTTTCTGTGGTATAATTGtatattgtttcttttatttcatcgTCAATCATTTGAAGTTCAGATCCAAGTTTGTCACGGCGAAGTCGAAGAACTTCACATTCAGACTGAAAATGTTGAAGATCTAGTTTGCGGCGTATGGATGTTTCTTCTttgtattttatgtaaatattatcaTTTCGAAATTTGCGTGGTATGTATAAATCTTATTCTTCCATACATTCACTATAAATATCTAATAATCTTTTTGAGCGGTGATGTTGATTGAAAACTTTTTGACGTTTGTCTAAAAAGGCATTtaattgtttacgattttcgcaaataattttttctctttttttaaataaaatgttttcttgcATAATCAGTTCCTtctcttgtttttcaaaaaatccttTCACTGTATCAGTTTGTTAACCATTTTACCACATCATCTGGTAAAGTATGGCACATTAAAACTTCAATATCatgtaattcaaaaaatattatttattttctatcatGTAATGGATGCGATGGAAAAAACAACATACATTGGTAAAACTAATAACCTAAGGTTAAGAACTAATCTACACATCTACACATGCAGAACAGGTATTGGTTCAGATAAATTTGATCAGCATGTTTTCAATTGCCATAAAAatgaacctttttttaaattatttccgATGTTAAAACTCTCAAATGAGAATTTACTTCTTATTTATGAAGCTCACCTACATAAACAGGGACATGATACAATGAACATATAAACAGGaagtaattattttcatattacttttaaagttttcctTACCAACTAGTATCAAGTTATgctataattttgttaattatagtTCTTTATATAAACCTTAAttacttccttttttaaaaaattttttataggaaGTTCAATATAAAGAgtctttttagttttgtatatCTCATACACAGCTGAAGATTTTATATGAAAGGCCATCTGTGttagagaaaaatttttaaatatttgtcaaaatttaaataataaatatattttactcatcttaatttgaatagtttttcttttgttacctGGAACAtttactcatatatatatatatacatatatatatatatatatatatatatatatatatatatatatatatatatatatatatatatatatatatatatatatatactagggtGTCCCATAAGTTCGCGGGCACTTTGCgacaaaactttatttcattgtaacttaatatttattaacaattattctTCAAAGTAAATTCCATTGCTTTCTACAGCTTTCGTCCATCTTTGCGCCAATTGCTCAATTCCGCGACGATACCACTCCGCCGGTTTGGAGGCGAAAAACTCTCTACACCCATTTTCGACCTCCTCCAAAGAATCGAAGGTCCTACCGCGAAGAAAGTGAGCCATCGAACGGAACAGGTGGTAGTCGGATGGCGCAAGGTCCGGACTGTATGCAGGATGAGGAAGAACTTCAATTCCAGGCAACTCCGAAATTTTTTCCTTGGTGCGAACGGCGGTGTGTGCTGGAGCGTTGTCGTGTAGCAGGAGCGCGCGCTTTCGATTGACTAAGGCAGGATAACGAGCCGAGAGAGCGGCGTAAACACGATCCAGTTGTTCAGTGTAGAGTGCGGCGTTCATTGCAAGACCATTTGGAACAAGCTCAAAGTGAATTATCCCCTCGAAATTCCACCAAACACACAACATGACCTTGTGAACGAACCGATCCTGTTTGGCGACTTGTAGAGCGGGTTGGCCGGGCTGGATCCAAACGTTCGCCTTATTGGCGTTACGGAAGAAGACCCACTTTTCATCTCCAGTAACAACTCGACGCCAGAAACGAAGGTCCTTGGGGTTTTCGAGCAGATGGGTGCAGGTGTCGACGCGTCGTTTTTGCTGCGCAAGCGTCAATTCGTGAGGAACTTCTCGGCAGCGCCTATTGACGAGTCCGATTTGATGGAGGTGGCAATCGATGGTGGACTTGGAAGGGCCGAGCTCTGCCGACAATCTGCGGGTGGTAGTTTGTGGTTGCTGCTCCACCAGCTTGCGCAGCGCCTCATTGTTTACTGTCGATGGACGGCCTGACCTGGGTAGATCTGCAAGGGTGGTTTCGCCGTTGTTAAAGCGCTTGAACCATTTGGCCGCTGCGGTTTTCTTGACCATTCCCTCGCCTTCCACATTGCAAATTTCAGCTGCTGCATCTCTTGAACTCAGTCCTTTTTTCCAATAGTGACGCAAAAGTACGCGAATCTCATATTTTTCGTCCGTCATTTTAGAACTAAAAAGACacatttttaaatcacaatTACAAAAAGCGATACACCATTTTAAAGAGGAATAAAAATActacaaaataatatcaatcATTAATTGATTTGAGTCAAacgtcataaaaaaaattatgtttgaaaatattaactTCAAGTGCCCGCGAACTTATGGGACAAcctagtatttatatatatatatatatatatatatatatatatatatatatatatatatatatatatatatatacatatatatatatatatatatatatatatatatatatatatatatatatatatatatatatatatatatatatatatatatatatatatatatatatatatatatatatacatatatatatatatatatatgtatatatatatgtatctgtatatatataagggtgtcccaaaaaaagaatgtttgtgGAAAAAAGAGAGGTGCGCTCTCTGGAGCTGGGTAAGTAGGTATATTATGAtcaaatattatattagaattagaatttttaaatttaaacggtTATAAATGCTTGAtgtaaaacttcaaattttcgcaattttttgatttttccttatttttacgataaaacttgtatatattagaaaaaaaattatcttaaacattataataaaatttatgtgaAATATATGTTGTATATGTTGAAGACTCGTGAAAAGAAATGTTGAACAAATATCGCAAGCACTTCAAATCTGATTTTTAGTCAGATTTGTATTCAGCGTTTTCTGGAGTATTTTGCAGCCAACAAGCATTATGCTTCATGTCGTCATTTCAGTATGACATAATAAAGTCATGTATTAGTCTTATATTTCTTTCTGCACAATCGTTGGTGACTtccatatttttaacaaaaaagttaaagtcgTCTAAAACAGTAAAGTCTCCTTGTGCAGCTAACTCAACCTGGCCATGGGTAACCTGGGCTAGGCAAAACAATATCCAGCTCTGATCACCAACTAAATTTATTAGTATTGTAGACGCAGTCATAACAGgcattttagttttacttttcatGAACTCATTAGCTGGTGCTTTAATAATTAGAGAGCTTTCGAAAAACCAAGGACAGTATGTTagagatataaataaagaagctGTCTGAGCCATCTTCTTCTCCTTCTCATTCATGATGTTTGAGATgacttttgtcatttttaatctaaacaaataaattgcaTCTGCCATAAACTTTGCTTCATGGCAAGCTCCTGGCTAATGAAATTTTATAGCAGGTTTCGGTGCCAGTCAGTGCAGTCATCAAATGTTTAATATGTACTTCAATAGTATGGCGACGACACATGCAGCAGACAAGACTTGTATTAAGGGCGGTTGAAAGGATTTTAACTGTtcccgcaggattttttgatgtttcaaattggacactttcacacattgtgcaaactccaaacttaagcaTGTTcatacctatgccaaatgagTAGGCCATGCAAAATTTGGGATTGCGGAgacctgggaacaaaaaaaaacctatataCGTTTGCCCCTCTGCCCAAATTTGAGGGCgctaatgtagtaaaattttcaactttactatcgtaacccaaaccctaaccctaaagttgaaagttttttatattattgccCTTATGTTTGGCCAGAGGGCAAAtgttttagggcttttttgttccctgTTCTCCGTCCAAATTTTTACAAGGGCTCCTCATTAGGCATGGgcataaacatacttaagtttggagtttgcacaatttGTGAAAGTGTCCTATCTGAAATATCTAAAAATCCTGCGGCCAGCCGTGGTTCTGTGTTGATcgttttaaataacatttttttatcattgtaagCTTAAAATACATTAGTATCATTTGCAAACAAGATCGTGTCTAATGTATTACAAGATTTGCttaaatcattgatatatattacatataagaGCGGATTTTATGTAGATCCTTGTGGTACTCCACAAGTTATATTCAAATTGTTAGTTTTTCCTTAAATGTGAGATACGTATTGCTGTATATTTGACAGGtagcttttaaaccatttaaggTTTGagtatttaatactattaattttgcttaataaaatataattatttacagtgccaaaatttttgctaaaatcaataaaaacacctaaaatTGCTGAGATCAATAaagaatatgtttattttaatcaaaatgttgaaaaatattatgaacAAGATGAAAAATTGTCTGATAAGTAGATTGATCTTTTTTGAAtccaaattatttattataaaggaTCTGAGAAatagtacttttattttatatacatatggtctaatattttagaaaagcaTGTTAATATTGAAATAGGTTTGTAATTTGCGTTACAAATTGCATTTCATAACTTTAGAACTGGTATGActgtatcatatatatataaatttagattcGCCAGACAGCAATCAAGTAATATAAAACTACAATAGTACTTATACTTATTAGTGTTGCCTcagaaatatatttcaatattattttcaatcatAATATCTAATAAGAAAAGCACTTCCACTACTGAAAGAATCAAGGTAATCTTGATGAAGAATCTCGTACGATTTTATGAGTCACACAGGAAAAGAATAACTGTTCCACTAGAGGAAAACAATGTTCCACTAGAGGAAACGAATAACTGTTCCACTAGAGGAAAAGAATAACTGTTCCACTAGAGGAAAAGAATGTTCCACTTAaggaaaattaataaaacataacagTTGTATATCACTCAAATTGTTGATTGCTACCTATTCCTGCAAGAATCCATTAAAAGGAAATGATAACGCATATAGTAAActcagaaaaaaataacaagtttgTGGCGAAAGAAGTTaaattttcacatttattaATTCAAGTGAAAACTGGATCAATTGCTAAACGTACGATAAATGTGTAAAACGAAGAAAATACGATTAATTGAATgaagttttcaaaattacaaaaaaaaacaatggtgAATGGCTCTGCAGTGAGGACAAAAAATTCTATCACctttatattgaaaacaaataacaGGTTGGGTATACAACTGGGAGTTCtgctagtttaaaaaatattcattcatTCGAAAGAAGAAAAATGTCCTTGAAGCCTATTTTATTAACAGTAACGGCAGCAGCAACAACTTCAACTTCCGAATCCGAGTCTGAGGCAGAATATCAAGAGTCTGAAGATTCAGAAGAACAGTCCACAAGTACCAGCAAGAACTAAAGCGAAACTAAAACTTTAGATCAACTATTAAAAAGgctgttaaacttaaaaaagaaataaagaaaacactaaatttaaaaagctgGTCACTGTAATTTATTGCTAAACGTATAGTCACCAAGAAAATCAAATGGCAGTGTTTAagaataaacaaagaaaagttaagTTACAAGCATCAGATCTACCAGACAGAAAAGCAGATACTGTTGTTAAAGGTATAACAGCTTTTCTTGATGAATATAATTTATGGAAGATCATAAAGATGATTGTAGAGAACACTAAAAACGTAAACACTGGAAGAAGGAATAGAATGGAAACTGGAAGAAACACAATTCATTGGTTGTCAACATCATGTTTGTAACGTCCTTCGCGTAGTAAAGAATGAGGAACTTGAATGAAACAGCTTGTCACCCAACATCGAATACCCGTTTATGgcagaactttttttaattttgttctttactacatattttaatatacaaataaaaaaatttaagaataaatatgaaGATTGTGAATACCCTAAAAAGACCATAAAATCTTGTTAAAGAAAACCAATGTTGAAACTGAGacaattcttttgttttagttttaattaaaaatataaaaaaagaaatgtctaAGTTTCAACATTGGTTTTCTGTAACAAAATTTTACGGTCTTCTAAgggtatccgcgttctttatatatattcttaacaTTTTCAGTGGTTTGGATGGCTGTGTAGTTTCTTTGCAAGCATATTTAAGCAAGTTACTTAAGTTACTAGCTTAAAAGTGCTTGCAATGAAATTAAACAGCCTTCCAAACTACTAACTCATGCAACTTTTGTCTGTGATTTCAGATAATTTTCACGTttctcaaaatcaaaatatatggTCAAGTAATCATTATTCAATGATTACTTGACCgtatattttttacaacctaGAGGAATTAAacatgttttcaatattttcttacaaaattttatcaatttatgacacaggaaataattttttttttaaaagtcaaaaagtcaTAACCCTAATCAATACACTCAATTAATAACTGTTGAAGACTACAAAATTAGTGAATCTTcttcaaatattagtaaaatataacaaatagaTTAGAATACGTAAGAAGaaattgatgatattttttctaaaacagttGATATCTATTTATACCAAACAGACTTTTTGTAGGTTCAATTTAAAGAATGGAGCGAGTGGTCACgtgaaacaaaaataagacTAGGTGAAAAtgtcaaaaaagtaaataataaatgtaaataaaactgTTGATGAACTTTATTACCAAGCTTGCTTggaatgaaaataatataaaagctaACTTGGACTGGAAATAACATAAAGACTTACTTGGAatggataaaaataatataaaggtTTTAATTATCTggtgataaaataatatttgaaacaaaaagatCGTATAAAGCAAAAGACTATAATACTAAACAAGTTGTTTTGACAAAGTCAAGAGGGTATACATTTAACTCATACTAGTTTGCCAGCTGATGTGTGAAGAGATATGGGTTTAGTATTTAGTAAAAGTCCTAACCATCATGCAGAACAGcttaatgaaaattataaagttttgaaaaaaattaatataaaatttagatttataaagtttagatataaaaattactaaagaaACAAATGCAAAAGATATATCGGAGTCATAAGAAACAATTAGCAAATCCGCTAGCGTTCTTCCTGATCAAACTTCAAACTTACCATCTaatataaagcaaaaattaGGTGAATCTAAACAAGAACAATTATCACTTCGCGAGGCTGTTgaaaagacaaataatgaaaaaaaattttatgataaagaaGCTGAAAAAATCAAAGGCAAAGTTGATGCTCTTGAAGacatggaaaaaaaacaacctgaTATTTCAAAAGAAGCGTTTGAGCAGGAAAGAGAAAATTTAAGAAATGctcaaaaaaattcagataattaaaatttaaagttagaacaactaaaaaataatgttaaaagacAATTTGATTTCTTTAGAGTTCAGAATTATCTTTAGCAGATAAAATTGGAATGATTTGCAAACAAGGATTTACCATAGTTGCAGTGTTATATTTAATAGATTAGTGGTTATTACTACAGTTCAAAATCTAGTAAATATGAGTAAAGTTTGCGAGAAAGGTTAACATTGAGAGCGGGGAAAACAGGggaaaaaatgtgaaaaaaaaggAACCGGGCAAACAGGGTGAAAAAGGAGAACAAGGTAAACTGGgcaaaaaaggtaaaaaaaaggaGATTCAGGCAGCAATTATAAAGGTggttgtgaaaaaaaaaagtattttagatCATCTGGCTAACGGTTTGAGGTGGATTGCTGGAAAAATTGCTGCTGCCATTCCGGGTATCATTGGAGCAATACTATCTTGGATATTAAAATTTGTGGATTTTACCTTTAGCTAAAGCTTCAATTATAACGATTATCAACTAATCTTATGAAATGaaaagttagaaataaaaagcactatttcttattaaataatttatttataactctGAGAATGACTTACTATAAACCAGGAACAAGGTTATACTAAATACCGGAATGCAATACTTTTGTAGCCATTCTGATTCAACTTCCTGCTTCAATAGCATAATGTTTAGCATCTTTATGATGGTTTTCCAACACTTATTGTGTTATCTGGTGCAATAGCatacataaaatcaaaaaaacctaaaacgTCATCTAGGTAGTGGTGAATATAAACGTCAAAGATTGGTTAACAAACTACCACTAGGTAGCGACGGCTAGTACATAGGAGAAGATCCTTATTACCATCATTATGATGAGTATAAAGAAGGATTAATTTATAAACCTGTTGAAAATCCACCAAATTACATTCTCAAAACTGAAGATATAAAATTGAGTGATGTAATCTATTGCACTATGGGAGGAGCAAGTCAATACCAATTGACTATTTATGACATTAAAAACCGAATTGTTTTTGTCAATAAAGATTTTAGCTTTAAACCTTACTTGAGCAGCCACACGTTCCTCAGTATTACAGTTCTGCTATTTTATGTGCTAGCTCTTGCTGCGGTGTAAATACACTGATGCTTTAATGCAACAATACATTAGCAAAGGCTTTATTCcgttttcatatttattatagtGCACGTCGTACTTTATGAAGGCTTAGTCTTATACTCCCCAACGAAAAAAATGTTAACCCTTTTCAATGTGATTATCATaaagacgtttttaaaaaaaattaaacctgaatttaatattgattttaagaaagctaTTCAAAAGGGGATTACATTTATGATCCTCGGCGACTTGTTCAAAACGGAAAAACTGGTGATTACCATGTTATTAACTTAAGTTTGGGTCAGGTTCCGGATTAGACAGATGGGATAACTAAAATTGTTCTTGAGGCTATTTCAAAAAGTGTACGCAAATAAACTATTTGTCTTTTGTCAGCACAACTAACCTCAAGGAGCTCAATAATTAGAGAAGAAAATACAAGCAATCTTTTAGCTCAGCAAGAGTTTATTAAGGCATTGGAAACGCGTATTAGAAgccaataaaataataaaaaacaaaacaaaatgggaGGGATTATAGTAGAGAGctaacaatttttgtaatagCAGGAGTTGCAATTATGGTTACTGTATTTGCTCTGAAATATCAGACATAAAATTACATTgctaacaaaaaaatgaaacaaactcaCACAATATTACAACTCACACAATATTAATTAAACTCACACAATATTAATGGTACTATGACGGCTACTTTAAGGGTACCAATAACAACAATGGCACTCACTAAAAAAGTCTTACGAAAATTAATTTACTATATAGGCACTTCAACTACACCTGGTGccttatgtataatagaatgTGATAAGATATTCTCAAACGCATCAATATTTAAAGGAAATCCTCAAAGAGTATTAGAAACTTTATTAACTGCAGATGACATTTAAATTTACTGATTATGATAGATTGGCCATTTTCTTTTCTCAAGCtgctttaatttttgaaatctgGGATGGCTGTTGCTGTGagttgaataataaaaacaaatgatataatattattaatggaaaaaagtaaagtttgaTTATATCCATTATTGCAAAggattaaaaaagaactttcagCTTTGGCATAAAGCTTGCTGGTGCTGACGCTGCATGTGAGattatttcagttttaataaatttaattcaaagaaAATATAACAGCAGTAGTAAACACTACCACATGCTATATACAGCAGCCGCTGAAATCGTCTCCTTACACATAGAACTTATTTAGCGAGCATTAAACAATGGTGAAATTTCGGTTGATCAGTTTGTCTTGCTTGAAGAAAAACTttgatcatttttaatttaagttgatCAAAGGGTATAAAACACAGTCGACAGTCGACCAGAAACACTTCGAAATATCTAAAGATTTCTATGAGACGGGCTTAGCTTAAAAAACACTGCAATCTTTAAAAGGTTGATCTGGTTTTTATGTTGTAGCTGACTCAAGCTGTTTAAATATTGTAGGAGATGAATGCGGCTTCTcattatatttttgcattaaaaataatatgacaGAAATTTCTCCTACTTTAATAGCAGCATaagataaatattattaaaatcaagaaaataagatattttcttttcttttctcattacttcttttgctatttttctttcattttcgTTTCTTCGTcttccaattttaaaaatatttctgtatGTTTAGCTAGCTCAGAAGGCAAAGCTTGTTGTTTTTTCTTGCGTTTAGCAGCAGCAACTTGAGCTGCGAGTAGGCCTGCTTCTAGCCTCCTGTTTCAGCGACC
This Hydra vulgaris chromosome 04, alternate assembly HydraT2T_AEP DNA region includes the following protein-coding sequences:
- the LOC136079116 gene encoding uncharacterized protein LOC136079116 gives rise to the protein MLQISLLLKGPKFTPTTKSKLFSVKSDLKEFTRKLIIHEQFYDKEYSDESLVKDKSNREMFTSNPLLSNVVQQINNFVPGEMKVKYNITKKEHNALEELKSNNKTIIKSADKGSCLVLMDADYYRDKLVYHDHLLTETYKKVASNTDEICFKKLKNHVDKFKECLTKKEITYLKNYEWKTSNFYVLPKIHESNAIENFINESIKEYIECLCPDDLNGRPIVGGSFLPTQRLSELVEKILSPLVPKLTTYIKDDWHFIRVLPNNMEYQNTTLYSVDISNLYTSISHELGLEAIKFWISKLRDDIPIRFSEAFILESVNFILKNNNFTFNNEFFNQLIGTSVETKMAPPYACLVVGYLEKVKLFPKVLPIFFNKIECENIQNNFKRYIDDGFVALLKSINVNLLIKCLNSLHPDIKNTEEQSKISYTNTSQYQFLNFLDKTVILHDNNIIETDIFYKPTNSHDYLNYKSHHPKHTKENILFTLAKRIICFVSNPIKMEIRLQ